A region from the Eublepharis macularius isolate TG4126 chromosome 13, MPM_Emac_v1.0, whole genome shotgun sequence genome encodes:
- the LOC129341729 gene encoding sestrin-1-like isoform X2, whose product MILCPPTTEHPRGKQCQRLQVTKMSGNEKERTPQLLFVKALASRGRLEAITQQMGYHPQYLDSFLRMQHYLLHMDGPLPFDCRHYIAIMKLLKISEQSWSLAELVHAVVLLAHYHALASFAFGCGCEQDTGPEGRGLLKLTLPGSLCFCEVGNGCSQDLLHLNRKRSLDSCVELESLRERIHRLQVESEAREEMRLPERDEGLDGEIYGPSDLSCYVQDPNFGYQDFAQHDENQTQIFRVQDYSWEDHGFSLVNRLYSDIGHLLDEKFRKVDGLQSCAMAKRQGCEHATFKRGIWNYIHCMFGIRYDDYDYAEVNHLLERILKLYIKTVTCSPEKMNPEMFERFWKQFKHSEKVHVNLLILEARLQAELLYALRAITHYMVS is encoded by the exons GTGACAAAGATGAGTGGGAATGAAAAGGAGCGGACACCTCAGTTGCTTTTCGTAAAGgccttggccagcagggggcgccTTGAGGCCATCACACAGCAGATGGGCTACCATCCACAGTATCTGGATAGTTTCCTCCGGATGCAACATTACCTGCTACACATGGATGGCCCCTTGCCCTTTGACTGCCGCCACTACATTGCTATCATG AAGCTGCTGAAGATCAGTGAACAGAGCTGGTCCCTGGCAGAGCTAGTGCACGCGGTTGTGCTTCTGGCTCATTACCACGCGCTGGCTAGCTTCGCTTTTGGCTGTGGATGTGAACAGGACACCGGTCCAGAGGGACGGGGCTTGCTGAAGCTCACCCTCCCAGGGAGCCTCTGCTTCTGCGAAGTGGGCAACGGCTGCAGCCAGGACCTGCTACATCTCAACCGCAAGCGG TCGCTGGATTCCTGTGTGGAACTGGAGTCTTTACGAGAGCGTATTCACAGGCTGCAGGTGGAGAGCGAGGCCCGAGAAGAGATGCGGTTGCCTGAGAGAGATGAAG GTCTTGATGGGGAAATCTATGGCCCTTCAGATCTCTCCTGCTATGTTCAGGATCCCAACTTTGGATACCAGGACTTTGCTCAGCATGATGAGAACCAGACGCAGATATTCCGTGTTCAG GATTACTCCTGGGAAGACCATGGCTTCTCTCTGGTCAACAGGCTGTACTCAGACATTGGGCATCTGCTAGATGAGAAGTTCCGGAAGGTTGATGGCCTCCAGAGCTGTGCAATGGCCAAGCGGCAGGGCTGTGAACATGCGACTTTTAAGCGTGGGATTTGGAATTATATCCACTGCATGTTTGGCATCAG GTACGATGATTACGACTACGCTGAGGTGAATCATCTCCTGGAGCGCATACTCAAGCTCTACATAAAAACTGTGACCTGCTCCCCAGAGAAGATGAATCCTGAGATGTTTGAACGGTTCTGGAAACAGTTCAAGCACAGtgaaaag GTCCATGTGAATCTTCTCATCCTGGAAGCCAGGCTCCAAGCAGAACTGCTGTACGCTCTTCGTGCGATCACTCACTACATGGTCTCCTAG
- the LOC129341729 gene encoding sestrin-3-like isoform X1, producing the protein MILCPPTTEHPRGKQCQRLQVTKMSGNEKERTPQLLFVKALASRGRLEAITQQMGYHPQYLDSFLRMQHYLLHMDGPLPFDCRHYIAIMAAARHRCQYLVNLHMLQFLRVGGDPQWLRGLDCIPLKLRKLSEINKILAHRPWLVGKEHIEKLLKISEQSWSLAELVHAVVLLAHYHALASFAFGCGCEQDTGPEGRGLLKLTLPGSLCFCEVGNGCSQDLLHLNRKRSLDSCVELESLRERIHRLQVESEAREEMRLPERDEGLDGEIYGPSDLSCYVQDPNFGYQDFAQHDENQTQIFRVQDYSWEDHGFSLVNRLYSDIGHLLDEKFRKVDGLQSCAMAKRQGCEHATFKRGIWNYIHCMFGIRYDDYDYAEVNHLLERILKLYIKTVTCSPEKMNPEMFERFWKQFKHSEKVHVNLLILEARLQAELLYALRAITHYMVS; encoded by the exons GTGACAAAGATGAGTGGGAATGAAAAGGAGCGGACACCTCAGTTGCTTTTCGTAAAGgccttggccagcagggggcgccTTGAGGCCATCACACAGCAGATGGGCTACCATCCACAGTATCTGGATAGTTTCCTCCGGATGCAACATTACCTGCTACACATGGATGGCCCCTTGCCCTTTGACTGCCGCCACTACATTGCTATCATG GCAGCTGCCCGGCACCGGTGTCAGTATCTGGTGAATCTACACATGCTGCAGTTCCTGCGGGTGGGCGGCGACCCCCAGTGGCTGAGAGGGCTGGACTGTATCCCCCTCAAACTCCGCAAGCTCAGCGAGATCAACAAGATCTTGGCACACCggccgtggcttgtaggcaaggaGCACATTGAG AAGCTGCTGAAGATCAGTGAACAGAGCTGGTCCCTGGCAGAGCTAGTGCACGCGGTTGTGCTTCTGGCTCATTACCACGCGCTGGCTAGCTTCGCTTTTGGCTGTGGATGTGAACAGGACACCGGTCCAGAGGGACGGGGCTTGCTGAAGCTCACCCTCCCAGGGAGCCTCTGCTTCTGCGAAGTGGGCAACGGCTGCAGCCAGGACCTGCTACATCTCAACCGCAAGCGG TCGCTGGATTCCTGTGTGGAACTGGAGTCTTTACGAGAGCGTATTCACAGGCTGCAGGTGGAGAGCGAGGCCCGAGAAGAGATGCGGTTGCCTGAGAGAGATGAAG GTCTTGATGGGGAAATCTATGGCCCTTCAGATCTCTCCTGCTATGTTCAGGATCCCAACTTTGGATACCAGGACTTTGCTCAGCATGATGAGAACCAGACGCAGATATTCCGTGTTCAG GATTACTCCTGGGAAGACCATGGCTTCTCTCTGGTCAACAGGCTGTACTCAGACATTGGGCATCTGCTAGATGAGAAGTTCCGGAAGGTTGATGGCCTCCAGAGCTGTGCAATGGCCAAGCGGCAGGGCTGTGAACATGCGACTTTTAAGCGTGGGATTTGGAATTATATCCACTGCATGTTTGGCATCAG GTACGATGATTACGACTACGCTGAGGTGAATCATCTCCTGGAGCGCATACTCAAGCTCTACATAAAAACTGTGACCTGCTCCCCAGAGAAGATGAATCCTGAGATGTTTGAACGGTTCTGGAAACAGTTCAAGCACAGtgaaaag GTCCATGTGAATCTTCTCATCCTGGAAGCCAGGCTCCAAGCAGAACTGCTGTACGCTCTTCGTGCGATCACTCACTACATGGTCTCCTAG